A genomic window from Candidatus Deferrimicrobium borealis includes:
- the bamA gene encoding outer membrane protein assembly factor BamA — protein sequence MARSSRLAPLIFAGWLAFLPVPSAGEEDRPPAGSGPVIASISFQVPSPYQVTYEECYGLVTLRPGDRLTEEKVRESIRRLYTRSVFREVTAYVREDGGKAHLLFFLRPVPLVAEIEVSGQKSVTAAQIISSSRIRRGGPLEERDLAEAETAVRAFLAGRGFTTGKCTIQVSCSVVNGAGKVRITVEEGMPGLVGTLAIPGAAFFPPERIAEILGVEAGKPFDFQGWEKGLTRIRMEYKKSGFLTVRVEGSVPLCGDGIGLCPKAEVVEGRRYDVRWEGVREFSPEKLAKVSGLYGTEEVTEGALTYDLRERILAFYRKERYLRAQVDVAVGEESDGKVPLTVKVQEGQAGFIKEIRFEGNRGIPADALLRQMSTRKRRTFHWFTGSGKFSEEEWRQDQNAIVGYYQKEGYVRMKIAGVDDEWDAGGGITKVVRVEEGTRYRLREIRFLGNDHFLRSEFLALMRNKEGMFVDYIGLEHDQEAIAAKYRNSGFLDATVEGTLDFDEGKDTVVARFTFVEGSRYRLGSVIVQGNLLTDPVAVLRENPIPSGRYAGEEALLEFQQSVYGTGLYKSVRLQRVKRPAEGVLDLVVEVEETMFLDLEFGGGYATDTGVRGSVYAKDRNLDGLGRSLSGLVLVGQKQQNYQLEMREPYIFGNRWKWEGVLTASHLFKENPSFNLKKSALIAGINHEILERSTVSLQYEFSLDETFDVEPGAIISQEDQGRANIASVRALVVLDFRDDPFNPKRGMYASGVGELASELLGSQVDYWSLTGQTSFYLPVIRRNSLALSARAGLVLPYGISSEVPIQKRFFAGGRTTVRGFKQDTLGPIGADGAPIGGEFQLILNAEMRVPLQYGLLAAAFVDAGSVWLRNPSVYGFDLRETAGLSIRYITPVGPISVDYGWKLDRRPGESAGEWSFTIGMVF from the coding sequence ATGGCAAGGAGTAGCCGGCTCGCCCCGCTGATCTTCGCGGGGTGGTTGGCGTTCCTCCCCGTCCCTTCGGCGGGAGAGGAGGATCGCCCGCCCGCCGGCTCCGGACCGGTCATCGCGTCCATCTCCTTCCAGGTCCCCTCCCCCTACCAGGTCACGTACGAGGAGTGTTACGGGCTCGTCACCCTGCGGCCCGGGGACCGGCTCACCGAGGAGAAGGTCAGGGAATCGATCCGCCGCCTGTACACCCGGTCGGTGTTTCGCGAAGTGACGGCGTACGTCCGGGAGGACGGTGGGAAGGCCCACCTGCTGTTCTTCCTGCGCCCCGTCCCGCTGGTGGCCGAGATCGAGGTATCGGGGCAGAAGTCGGTGACGGCGGCCCAGATCATCTCGTCATCCCGGATCCGGCGGGGGGGGCCGCTTGAGGAAAGGGACCTGGCGGAGGCCGAGACGGCGGTCCGGGCTTTTCTTGCCGGGAGAGGGTTCACCACGGGGAAATGCACGATCCAGGTTTCGTGCAGCGTCGTGAACGGGGCGGGGAAGGTCCGGATCACCGTGGAGGAAGGGATGCCCGGGCTGGTTGGGACCCTCGCCATCCCCGGTGCGGCGTTCTTTCCCCCGGAACGGATCGCGGAGATCCTCGGTGTGGAAGCCGGGAAGCCGTTCGATTTCCAGGGGTGGGAGAAGGGCCTCACCCGCATTCGGATGGAGTACAAGAAATCGGGGTTCCTGACCGTCCGTGTCGAGGGATCCGTGCCCCTTTGCGGGGATGGGATCGGTCTCTGCCCGAAGGCCGAGGTGGTGGAGGGGCGGAGATACGACGTCCGTTGGGAAGGGGTCCGCGAATTCTCCCCGGAAAAACTCGCGAAGGTGTCCGGTCTGTACGGCACCGAGGAGGTCACGGAGGGAGCACTGACCTACGACCTGCGGGAGCGGATCCTGGCCTTCTATCGGAAGGAAAGGTACCTGCGCGCACAGGTCGACGTGGCGGTCGGGGAGGAGAGCGACGGGAAGGTGCCGTTGACCGTGAAGGTCCAGGAGGGACAGGCTGGATTCATCAAGGAAATCCGGTTCGAGGGGAACCGCGGGATTCCCGCGGATGCGCTTCTGCGGCAAATGAGTACCCGGAAACGGAGGACGTTCCACTGGTTCACGGGGTCCGGGAAGTTCAGCGAGGAGGAATGGAGGCAGGACCAGAATGCCATCGTCGGCTACTACCAGAAGGAAGGGTACGTCCGGATGAAGATCGCCGGCGTGGACGACGAGTGGGACGCGGGCGGGGGGATTACAAAGGTCGTCCGGGTCGAGGAGGGAACCAGGTATCGCCTCCGGGAGATCCGGTTCCTGGGGAATGACCACTTCCTGCGGTCGGAATTCCTCGCGTTGATGCGGAACAAGGAAGGGATGTTCGTCGACTACATCGGGCTGGAGCACGACCAGGAGGCGATCGCAGCGAAATACAGGAACTCGGGGTTCCTGGATGCGACGGTCGAGGGCACGCTCGACTTCGACGAGGGGAAGGACACCGTCGTCGCGAGGTTCACATTCGTGGAGGGATCGAGGTACCGGCTCGGGTCCGTCATCGTCCAGGGGAACCTCCTGACCGATCCCGTCGCGGTATTACGGGAGAATCCGATCCCGTCCGGTCGCTACGCGGGCGAAGAGGCTCTCCTCGAGTTTCAGCAGTCCGTGTACGGGACGGGTCTGTACAAGAGCGTCCGGCTCCAGCGCGTCAAGCGGCCCGCGGAAGGGGTGCTGGACCTCGTCGTGGAGGTCGAGGAGACGATGTTCCTGGATCTGGAGTTCGGGGGCGGGTACGCCACCGATACCGGGGTGCGGGGGTCGGTCTACGCCAAGGACAGGAACCTCGACGGCCTCGGCCGGAGCCTCTCGGGGTTGGTCCTTGTCGGCCAGAAACAGCAGAATTATCAGCTCGAGATGCGCGAGCCGTACATCTTTGGAAACCGCTGGAAGTGGGAGGGAGTGTTGACCGCCTCCCACCTGTTCAAGGAGAATCCCAGCTTCAATCTTAAGAAGTCGGCCCTCATCGCCGGGATCAACCATGAGATCCTGGAACGGTCCACGGTGTCGTTGCAGTATGAGTTCTCGCTCGACGAAACGTTCGATGTCGAACCTGGCGCGATCATCTCGCAGGAGGACCAGGGGAGGGCGAACATCGCCAGCGTGCGGGCGCTCGTGGTCCTGGACTTCCGTGACGACCCGTTCAATCCGAAGAGGGGGATGTACGCGTCCGGGGTGGGGGAACTGGCAAGCGAGTTGCTCGGTTCGCAGGTGGACTACTGGTCGCTGACGGGGCAGACCAGCTTCTATCTCCCCGTCATTCGGCGGAACTCTCTCGCCCTCTCGGCGCGCGCGGGTCTCGTCCTCCCGTACGGGATAAGTTCGGAGGTCCCGATCCAGAAGCGGTTCTTCGCGGGAGGACGGACGACGGTCCGCGGATTCAAGCAGGACACGTTGGGTCCGATCGGGGCGGACGGGGCTCCCATCGGGGGGGAGTTTCAGTTGATCCTGAACGCGGAGATGCGGGTCCCCCTGCAATACGGCTTGCTGGCGGCGGCCTTCGTGGACGCCGGAAGCGTCTGGTTGAGGAACCCATCGGTTTACGGCTTCGATCTGCGCGAGACCGCAGGACTCAGCATCCGGTACATCACCCCGGTTGGCCCCATCAGCGTCGATTACGGGTGGAAACTGGATCGGCGCCCCGGGGAGTCCGCCGGGGAGTGGAGTTTCACCATCGGCATGGTGTTCTGA
- a CDS encoding translocation/assembly module TamB domain-containing protein codes for MSKRWVRWTGGGLLLLLLSVVGWRLSLEIPERVRRAGESLVEAAAREGVGIRYDGLNLHLLHLHVSIDNLVVRDALADLPLGSARSVDVSLSPMRFLAGGLPVSRIRVRDFRLEAGEQNRALYDRWMSTRKEGTSSSLPEILLVDGSVLLSLPGPIRRFQTVVREIRVREGRFLGTHVTASLERSEGDVALPGDAGGIWPFPSVEADLFYKEGVLRVRKFKAARDSMALRLSGSLDTRKRVVSAKASAELDIAGWIASGAPGISYVRRVVREGKAEFSATFGGPWSDPEGAARLVFRDAGFPGAARSEGEVQLSLRSRVLRLARARAKLWGGALEADGMVQTDSGHVEGRAALRRVSLAAVPWNALGVPVSLAGTGDASVRLAGTVDRIEGSVSLALPDGIERISSPGGSGPSLRFPMSLEAGGSVSGGRDVVVDSFRLLAGKAESRGDGEVSIAGETLRLRGSLSLPAGKAADYGVGEQLAWEKVAGEWEISGPWSRLGGNASLSATALAIRALPPLPLVLKIDGMPSEALHVSASVPAQGFKAMIEGTWTSPFDPSRAASEWTAAVREIDLSDSSRWVSAVAASLGTDAGGATRYLSGIAGKAEADGTIRVAAGNVEATGRFDAARVDLRGVSLRALRAEGEFGSLRSPNRWAVRVEGKFGDGTFHVAGSGDGGNGTGIEGKVEGIEIAQAVSLLGGDGPGEVRGAVDARFAARSGPMGWEVPRFAAGTEQLSVGPARLSGVRVEGRLGAEDGTFTVRSASPPVRIDGEVSRSEGWPTKVSLVASEVPTSLLLVAGGRPGVDSGGAWSAEAGGVIRLADIVGGGQLSPEVFPALHGSVWATNLSVGDVRFGECRASGRKRGDIFEGEVLTRAPDSRLAWSISLREPFGFRLEGPFSLGDPGNGTVQGGSRRFSLQGRAQIEGTLRAVENTSGTVLVESLTYREGGFELSGKDLSARMGPAGVRWTGGTILAAGNPLRVSGRVSWGGELDVRVDGKLPVSAVRLAVPSVFDRLDGVVTVEARVTGSLDAPSIVGTGHLEGGTLSFIGYNQLFEGIRADAVISREKIVFEHFEAKSGGGYIDGWGEVPLKMDAGQRLYFSVDFLDMRYPYPEDFRPVVQGHVELIGPVEDLLVTGDVDVQSARYTRVLYPEKALVDFSRKLSDVVARREKSEFRVRLDINVVADRTIRIKNNLADIKAGGEFKVGGDTRKVIVLGTFDVYEGYVELYGSRYELKRVTVDFQDPRRINPRLDARGETKKGSYNIAVLVTGTFEKPEVDFTSDPPLGRTDIVSLLAFGVTTQKTASSGTGTGPSSGLGGTAAIAIGSTVGGVDEKIRSTVGLDKFAIETGFSQTTQSLEPRFVVGKSFGDRLSISASQSVGTSAYTSASGELTLWEDVFLQGTWESSTVNTQGQIGGDLKVRYRYRSLKDLLDGKE; via the coding sequence ATGTCAAAGCGATGGGTGCGTTGGACCGGGGGTGGCCTGCTGCTCCTCCTCCTTTCGGTCGTCGGGTGGCGCTTGTCGCTCGAGATCCCGGAGAGGGTGCGCCGGGCAGGGGAATCGTTGGTCGAGGCGGCCGCCCGCGAAGGCGTCGGGATCCGATACGACGGGTTGAATCTCCACCTGCTGCACCTTCACGTCTCCATCGACAATCTGGTGGTACGCGACGCGCTCGCGGATCTCCCCCTCGGGAGCGCCCGTTCGGTCGACGTCTCCCTTTCACCGATGCGTTTTCTCGCCGGGGGCCTTCCCGTATCCAGGATCCGGGTCCGGGATTTCCGCCTGGAAGCGGGCGAACAAAACCGCGCGCTCTACGATCGGTGGATGTCGACGCGGAAGGAAGGGACCTCCTCCTCCCTTCCCGAGATCCTTCTCGTGGACGGCTCGGTCCTCCTTTCCCTCCCGGGCCCGATTCGACGGTTCCAGACAGTCGTGCGGGAAATCCGGGTGCGAGAGGGACGTTTTCTCGGTACACATGTCACCGCATCCCTCGAGCGGTCGGAGGGCGACGTGGCGCTGCCGGGGGACGCTGGCGGTATCTGGCCGTTTCCGTCGGTCGAGGCGGACCTTTTCTACAAGGAGGGAGTTCTGCGCGTCCGGAAGTTCAAAGCGGCACGGGATTCCATGGCGCTTCGCCTTTCCGGGTCCCTCGACACGCGGAAACGGGTCGTGTCCGCGAAGGCATCGGCGGAACTCGATATCGCAGGGTGGATCGCTTCCGGTGCCCCGGGGATTTCGTACGTGCGCCGCGTCGTCCGGGAGGGGAAGGCGGAGTTCTCCGCCACCTTCGGCGGCCCGTGGAGCGATCCGGAAGGGGCGGCCCGTCTCGTCTTCCGTGACGCGGGGTTTCCCGGCGCCGCCAGGTCGGAGGGGGAGGTGCAACTCTCCCTCCGCAGCCGCGTCCTTCGCCTCGCCCGGGCGCGCGCGAAACTGTGGGGGGGGGCGCTCGAGGCCGACGGGATGGTTCAGACCGACTCCGGGCATGTGGAGGGGAGGGCGGCCCTTCGACGGGTTTCCCTCGCCGCGGTCCCCTGGAATGCCCTCGGCGTTCCGGTCTCGCTTGCCGGGACCGGAGACGCTTCCGTCCGGCTCGCGGGAACGGTGGATCGCATCGAGGGGTCAGTGTCGCTGGCGCTTCCCGACGGCATCGAACGGATTTCCTCGCCGGGGGGGAGCGGTCCGTCGCTGCGGTTCCCGATGTCGCTGGAGGCGGGCGGGTCCGTTTCCGGCGGGCGGGACGTGGTGGTCGATTCGTTCCGCCTGCTGGCGGGGAAAGCGGAATCGCGCGGGGACGGCGAGGTGTCGATCGCCGGGGAGACGCTCCGTCTGCGGGGTTCTCTTTCCCTCCCCGCCGGGAAGGCGGCCGACTACGGCGTCGGTGAACAACTCGCCTGGGAAAAAGTCGCGGGAGAGTGGGAAATCTCTGGCCCCTGGTCCCGCCTGGGCGGGAACGCATCCCTTTCCGCGACCGCGCTCGCGATTCGAGCGCTCCCCCCCCTCCCGTTGGTGCTGAAGATCGACGGCATGCCGTCCGAGGCCCTCCATGTATCGGCCAGCGTTCCCGCGCAAGGTTTCAAGGCCATGATCGAGGGGACGTGGACCTCTCCCTTCGATCCGTCGCGGGCCGCTTCGGAATGGACGGCCGCGGTTCGGGAAATCGACTTGTCCGATTCCTCCCGCTGGGTTAGCGCGGTCGCGGCGTCCCTGGGAACCGACGCCGGCGGGGCGACCCGCTATCTCTCCGGTATCGCGGGAAAAGCGGAAGCGGACGGTACGATCCGCGTCGCGGCGGGAAACGTCGAGGCGACGGGACGGTTCGATGCCGCGCGCGTCGACCTCCGGGGCGTCTCCCTGCGGGCCTTGCGGGCGGAGGGAGAGTTCGGGAGCCTTCGATCCCCGAACCGCTGGGCCGTGCGCGTGGAGGGGAAATTCGGCGACGGCACGTTCCATGTCGCGGGGAGCGGCGACGGCGGAAACGGGACCGGGATCGAGGGAAAGGTGGAAGGGATCGAAATCGCCCAGGCCGTCTCCCTTCTCGGCGGGGACGGACCCGGGGAAGTGAGGGGGGCCGTCGACGCCCGGTTCGCAGCCCGCAGCGGTCCGATGGGGTGGGAGGTGCCTCGGTTCGCGGCCGGGACGGAGCAGCTCTCGGTGGGTCCGGCGCGGCTGTCGGGCGTCCGCGTGGAAGGGCGCCTTGGTGCGGAGGACGGGACGTTCACCGTCCGTTCCGCGTCGCCCCCGGTGCGGATCGACGGCGAGGTGAGCCGCTCCGAAGGGTGGCCGACGAAGGTGTCGTTGGTTGCCTCGGAGGTTCCCACCTCGCTTCTCCTCGTCGCCGGGGGGCGTCCCGGGGTCGATTCCGGCGGTGCGTGGAGCGCCGAGGCCGGCGGGGTGATCCGCCTGGCGGACATCGTGGGCGGCGGCCAACTTTCCCCGGAGGTTTTCCCCGCGCTGCACGGTTCGGTGTGGGCGACGAATCTTTCCGTCGGGGATGTGCGCTTCGGCGAGTGCCGTGCCTCCGGCAGGAAACGCGGGGATATCTTCGAGGGAGAGGTCCTGACACGCGCCCCCGACTCCCGGCTGGCATGGTCGATCTCCCTGCGGGAGCCGTTCGGCTTCCGGCTCGAGGGGCCGTTCAGCCTTGGCGATCCAGGGAACGGGACGGTGCAGGGCGGGAGCCGCCGCTTCTCCCTTCAAGGGCGTGCCCAGATCGAGGGAACCCTCCGCGCGGTGGAGAACACCTCGGGGACCGTTCTCGTCGAATCCCTCACCTATCGGGAAGGGGGGTTCGAACTCTCGGGGAAGGACCTTTCCGCCCGGATGGGTCCGGCGGGGGTCCGGTGGACCGGCGGGACGATCCTCGCCGCGGGGAACCCGCTCCGGGTCTCCGGGAGGGTCTCCTGGGGCGGAGAACTGGACGTCCGCGTGGATGGGAAACTGCCGGTGTCGGCGGTCCGGCTTGCCGTCCCCTCCGTGTTCGACCGCCTCGACGGTGTGGTGACCGTTGAAGCCCGGGTCACCGGGAGCCTGGACGCCCCCTCGATCGTGGGGACCGGCCACCTGGAAGGCGGCACCCTGTCGTTCATCGGGTACAACCAGCTCTTCGAGGGGATACGGGCGGACGCGGTCATCAGCCGCGAAAAGATCGTTTTCGAGCATTTCGAGGCGAAGAGCGGGGGCGGCTACATCGACGGATGGGGAGAGGTCCCGCTCAAGATGGACGCGGGGCAGCGCCTTTACTTTTCGGTCGACTTCCTCGACATGCGATATCCTTACCCGGAGGATTTTCGTCCCGTCGTCCAGGGGCACGTGGAGTTGATCGGACCCGTGGAAGACCTCCTGGTGACGGGGGATGTCGACGTGCAGTCCGCGCGCTACACCCGGGTCCTGTACCCCGAGAAAGCGCTCGTCGACTTCAGCCGGAAACTCTCGGACGTCGTGGCGCGGCGGGAGAAATCCGAATTCCGCGTCCGGCTGGACATCAACGTCGTCGCGGATCGAACGATCCGGATCAAGAACAACCTGGCGGACATCAAAGCCGGCGGGGAGTTCAAGGTCGGGGGGGACACCCGCAAAGTGATCGTCCTCGGGACCTTCGATGTCTACGAAGGGTACGTCGAGTTATACGGCAGCCGGTACGAACTGAAGCGGGTCACCGTGGACTTCCAGGACCCGCGGAGGATCAACCCCCGCCTGGACGCGCGGGGCGAGACGAAGAAGGGGAGCTACAATATCGCCGTCCTGGTCACCGGGACCTTCGAGAAGCCGGAGGTGGACTTCACGTCCGACCCGCCGTTGGGCCGGACCGACATCGTGAGCCTCCTGGCCTTCGGGGTTACAACGCAGAAAACCGCGTCCTCCGGCACGGGTACCGGGCCGTCTTCCGGGTTGGGCGGCACGGCGGCAATCGCAATCGGGAGCACCGTGGGAGGCGTGGACGAGAAGATCCGCAGCACGGTGGGGCTGGACAAGTTCGCCATCGAGACCGGCTTCTCCCAGACCACCCAGTCGTTGGAGCCGAGGTTCGTCGTGGGGAAGTCGTTCGGTGACCGGTTGTCCATCTCCGCGTCCCAAAGCGTGGGAACCTCCGCCTACACCTCCGCTTCGGGGGAGTTGACGCTTTGGGAGGACGTTTTCCTGCAAGGGACCTGGGAAAGCAGCACCGTCAATACCCAAGGGCAAATCGGTGGCGACCTGAAGGTCCGCTACCGGTATCGATCGCTCAAGGATCTGCTGGATGGCAAGGAGTAG
- a CDS encoding tetratricopeptide repeat protein codes for MGFLDSFKKMFSSQEQEDRVSLSRKVQSSPNDPQARQKLGIFLMQQGEVVEGLDQLARSAVLYEKDGFSSKAIAVLRQMQKHDPRNNDFQKWLIRLLAHEGLSSDAQAELRKVASDPARFTSDEQRLDFFRQTAEFLKKTPLPHLYICDILRSQKKLHEAVNELEKAVPQTTSSGMYAEFSERLRSVVSVAGDDLAVLEPCGFLWLAIGKPEEGFLILDRVAEAESANGDPGRAETIREVLDAIRGGWDVAAAGVFSFTEAGMKRAEPEPPRVEPPPVHPEPPPSVPAKKPPPPTGTAEPGYEQEESIVRSALGRLQAKVDEEIGDTDLEARYNLGIAYKEMGLLDEAVTEFRLAMRKPELFVGAGSLLADTLADRSDFDGALDVLEAILATSTAGKEVECDVRYHKAVLLENAGRRDEAREVFREIQEQAPGYRDVEARLRT; via the coding sequence ATGGGATTCCTCGATTCCTTCAAGAAGATGTTCTCGTCGCAGGAGCAGGAGGACCGGGTTTCACTCTCCCGGAAGGTCCAGTCGTCGCCGAACGACCCGCAGGCCCGCCAGAAGCTCGGCATCTTCCTTATGCAACAGGGGGAGGTCGTCGAGGGGTTGGACCAACTCGCTCGCTCCGCCGTCCTCTACGAGAAGGACGGGTTTTCCAGCAAGGCGATCGCGGTTCTGCGCCAGATGCAGAAGCACGATCCCCGGAACAACGACTTCCAGAAATGGCTGATCCGGCTTCTGGCGCATGAAGGGCTCTCCTCGGATGCCCAGGCGGAACTGCGGAAGGTGGCATCCGACCCGGCGAGATTCACCTCCGATGAACAGCGGCTCGACTTTTTCCGGCAGACGGCGGAGTTCCTGAAGAAGACCCCCCTGCCGCACCTCTACATTTGCGACATCCTCCGAAGCCAGAAGAAACTGCATGAGGCGGTGAACGAACTGGAAAAGGCGGTCCCGCAGACGACGTCGAGCGGCATGTACGCCGAGTTCTCCGAGCGCTTGCGCTCCGTCGTGAGCGTTGCAGGCGACGACCTGGCCGTCCTCGAGCCGTGCGGTTTCCTGTGGCTTGCGATCGGGAAGCCGGAGGAGGGGTTCCTGATCCTCGACCGGGTCGCCGAAGCCGAGTCCGCCAACGGCGACCCCGGGCGGGCGGAGACCATTCGGGAGGTTCTCGACGCCATCCGCGGAGGGTGGGATGTCGCGGCCGCCGGTGTGTTCTCTTTCACGGAAGCGGGCATGAAGCGTGCCGAGCCGGAGCCGCCTCGGGTGGAACCGCCCCCGGTGCATCCCGAACCTCCGCCGTCCGTACCCGCGAAGAAGCCGCCACCCCCGACGGGAACCGCCGAACCCGGGTACGAGCAGGAGGAGAGCATCGTTCGGAGCGCTCTCGGCCGGCTGCAGGCGAAGGTCGATGAAGAGATCGGGGACACGGACCTCGAGGCCCGGTACAACCTCGGGATCGCCTATAAGGAGATGGGGCTGCTCGACGAGGCGGTGACGGAATTTCGGCTGGCGATGCGCAAGCCGGAGCTTTTCGTGGGGGCGGGGTCGCTCCTGGCGGACACGCTGGCCGACCGCTCCGACTTCGACGGGGCGCTCGACGTGCTCGAAGCGATCCTCGCCACATCCACCGCGGGGAAGGAGGTGGAGTGCGACGTGCGATACCACAAGGCGGTGCTCCTGGAGAACGCGGGGCGGCGGGACGAGGCGCGGGAGGTCTTCCGGGAGATCCAGGAACAGGCCCCGGGGTACCGCGACGTCGAAGCCCGCCTGCGGACCTGA
- the accC gene encoding acetyl-CoA carboxylase biotin carboxylase subunit, which translates to MIHKVLIANRGEIAVRIIRTCREMGIKTVAVYSTADRDAMHVRMADQAVCIGPPPGADSYLNVPAILSAIEITDSDAVHPGYGFLAENAAFAEICANYGVRFIGPSSEAIRLMGDKIEARRAVQTVKVPVVPGSDGAVTEEEEGLRVAKEIGFPVIVKAAAGGGGRGMKIVHSPASFINAFLTAQSEALSAFGVPDVYVEKYFDNARHVEVQVMGDRHGNVIHLGDRDCSIQRRHQKLIEESPAPALPVRVRTRMWKAAVDAAVGVKYDSVGTVEFLYVPDGEFHFLEMNTRIQVEHTVTEMVTGIDIVREQIRIADGKKLRYAQKDVPMRGHAIEVRINAEDPETFLPFPGPIHTCIFPGGFGVRVDTAIYPGYVVPSTYDSLLGKLIVHGDDRNEAIMRMRRALDEVRIEGVRTTVAFHKKMMVNSDFVEARLSTNFLEKNRP; encoded by the coding sequence ATGATCCACAAGGTGCTGATCGCGAACCGGGGCGAGATCGCCGTCCGGATCATCCGGACCTGCCGGGAGATGGGGATCAAGACGGTCGCCGTCTATTCGACCGCGGACAGGGACGCCATGCACGTCCGGATGGCGGACCAGGCCGTCTGCATCGGCCCGCCGCCCGGGGCGGACAGCTACCTGAACGTCCCGGCGATCCTCTCCGCGATCGAGATCACCGATTCGGACGCCGTGCATCCCGGCTACGGCTTCCTCGCAGAGAACGCAGCCTTCGCGGAGATCTGCGCCAATTACGGCGTCCGGTTCATCGGGCCCTCTTCCGAAGCGATCCGCCTGATGGGGGACAAGATCGAGGCGCGGCGCGCGGTGCAGACGGTCAAGGTGCCGGTCGTGCCCGGGAGCGATGGGGCGGTCACCGAGGAGGAAGAGGGGCTTCGGGTCGCCAAGGAGATCGGTTTCCCGGTGATCGTCAAGGCGGCGGCAGGGGGAGGCGGCAGGGGGATGAAGATCGTCCACAGCCCTGCTTCCTTCATCAACGCGTTCCTGACGGCCCAGTCGGAGGCGTTGTCGGCCTTCGGCGTTCCCGATGTATACGTCGAGAAATATTTCGACAACGCGCGCCACGTCGAAGTCCAGGTGATGGGGGACCGCCACGGGAACGTGATCCACCTCGGGGACCGGGACTGCTCCATCCAGCGCCGCCACCAGAAGTTGATCGAGGAATCGCCCGCCCCCGCCCTCCCGGTGCGTGTCCGGACCCGGATGTGGAAGGCGGCGGTCGACGCGGCCGTCGGCGTGAAGTACGACAGCGTGGGGACCGTCGAGTTCCTTTACGTGCCCGACGGCGAGTTCCACTTCCTCGAGATGAACACGCGGATCCAGGTCGAGCACACGGTGACGGAGATGGTGACGGGCATCGACATCGTGCGCGAGCAGATCCGGATCGCGGACGGAAAGAAACTGCGCTACGCCCAGAAGGACGTCCCGATGCGAGGCCACGCGATCGAGGTCCGCATCAACGCGGAGGACCCGGAGACCTTTCTTCCTTTCCCCGGTCCGATTCATACCTGCATTTTCCCCGGGGGGTTCGGTGTCCGCGTCGACACGGCGATCTACCCAGGCTACGTCGTCCCGTCCACCTACGACTCCCTCCTCGGGAAACTGATCGTGCACGGGGACGACCGGAATGAGGCGATCATGCGAATGCGAAGGGCGCTTGACGAGGTCCGGATCGAAGGGGTGCGTACGACGGTGGCGTTCCACAAGAAGATGATGGTCAACTCCGACTTCGTCGAGGCGAGACTCTCGACGAACTTCCTCGAAAAAAACAGGCCCTGA
- the accB gene encoding acetyl-CoA carboxylase biotin carboxyl carrier protein — protein sequence MNLKEIREILELLKGSDVSEFELGRGDMVLKLRRGPANVPVAMPPAAPAPAAPARPAEEPPPAPVPPKPTYKEILSPIVGTFYRAPAPDAAPFVEVGTRVVKGQVLCIVEAMKIMNQIESDTTGTIAAIIVENAQPVAYGQALFHVTPE from the coding sequence ATGAATCTGAAAGAGATCCGCGAGATCCTGGAACTGCTGAAGGGCTCCGACGTGAGCGAATTCGAGCTTGGGCGCGGGGACATGGTGCTCAAGCTTCGAAGGGGGCCGGCGAACGTTCCCGTCGCCATGCCGCCTGCGGCGCCCGCCCCGGCGGCCCCGGCCCGCCCGGCGGAGGAGCCGCCGCCGGCTCCGGTTCCCCCGAAGCCGACCTACAAGGAGATCCTCTCCCCGATCGTGGGGACTTTCTACCGTGCACCGGCTCCCGACGCCGCCCCGTTTGTCGAAGTGGGGACCCGCGTCGTGAAGGGACAGGTGCTGTGCATCGTCGAGGCGATGAAGATCATGAACCAGATCGAGTCGGACACCACCGGCACGATCGCCGCGATCATCGTGGAAAACGCGCAGCCGGTGGCTTACGGCCAGGCGCTCTTCCACGTCACGCCCGAGTGA
- the efp gene encoding elongation factor P codes for MYTTSDFRNGLKIEFDGGPFIIVYFQHVKPGKGGAFVRTKLKNLKTGAVIEHTFRSGDKVEKPDLEEREMQFMYRMEGQFHFMDTRTYEQIYLDEGHVEGAGNYLIENLPVKILFYKGEPIGIDIPFFIDLKIVETEPGVRGDTVSGSTKPARLESGALVSVPLFLNEGDVIKVDTRTGSYIERM; via the coding sequence ATGTACACCACGTCGGATTTCCGCAACGGGCTGAAGATCGAGTTCGACGGGGGCCCGTTCATCATCGTCTACTTTCAGCATGTGAAGCCCGGCAAGGGGGGAGCCTTCGTCCGGACGAAGCTCAAGAACCTGAAGACCGGCGCGGTGATCGAGCACACCTTCCGCAGCGGTGACAAGGTCGAGAAGCCGGACCTCGAAGAGCGCGAGATGCAGTTCATGTACAGGATGGAAGGCCAGTTCCACTTCATGGACACGCGGACGTACGAACAGATCTATCTTGACGAGGGGCACGTCGAGGGGGCGGGAAACTACCTGATCGAGAACCTCCCCGTGAAGATCCTTTTCTACAAGGGAGAGCCGATCGGGATCGATATCCCGTTCTTCATCGACCTGAAGATCGTCGAAACCGAGCCCGGCGTCCGCGGGGACACGGTGAGCGGGTCGACCAAGCCGGCGAGACTGGAGTCCGGAGCGCTCGTGTCGGTTCCCCTCTTCCTGAACGAGGGGGACGTGATCAAGGTGGACACGCGCACCGGAAGCTACATCGAGCGGATGTGA